The Rufibacter sp. DG15C region TCTCCACCACCTTGCTGGTCTATGGCCTCACGGAGTTCTTGCACGGCTACGGGTTCATTGCCGTGTTCATTACCGGCCTCACCATCAAAAATTCAGAGAAAGACACCACCTATCACCGCGAAATGCATGACTTTACAGACCAGATTGAGCGCATGTTGGTAGTGGTAGTTTTGATACTGTTTGGGGGAAGTTTAGGGCATGGCTTACTGGACGCGCTGACCTGGCAGGGTGCACTGGTGGGTCTATCCTTTATCTTTTTGATTAGGCCCTTGGCTGGCATGGTGGGCTTGGTTGGCAGCGGGATTAAACGAAGCGAGCGCTGGGCCATCAGCTTCTTCGGGATACGGGGGATTGGGTCTATCTTTTACCTGTCTTTTGCCTTTGCGCACGCCAAGTTTATGAACCCAGACGAGATTTGGGCCGTGGCCGGGTTTACCATTCTGGTGTCCATTATCATGCACGGAATCTTGGCTACACCTATCATGACGTACTTGGACAAGCGCCGTGGTCCCAATGACTTGAAAGTAGAATAATCTTTTACTTATGCCGCTTTCCCCTGAATTTACCTCTCAGTTCGCCGACCAGCTTTTGTCGATGCCAGGGGCAGAAGTCTACCTGCTCCCTGAGTTTATCCCGGTAGAGGAGCAGCTAGTTTTATGGCGGGCATTGGAACAAGAAGTAGCCTGGCGGCAGGAAGAGATCAAGCTGTTTGGTAAGTCCATTCCGCAGCCCAGGCTCACCGCCTGGTACGGCGACGAAGGCAAGTCCTACACCTACTCTGGCCTGACCTGGCAGCCGCTTCCCTGGCTTCCAATCTTGTCCCAACTCCGCGAAAAGCTATTGGAAACCACAGGCATCTCCTTTAACAGCGTCCTGCTCAATCTTTACCGGAACGGCCAAGACAGCATGGGCTGGCACGCAGATGATGAACCAGAATTAGGAAAGAATCCCGTCATCGCCTCTATTAGTCTAGGCCAAGAACGAAGCTTCCATTTCAGGCACCGCACGCAGACTGGCCTAAAGGAGAAGCTGCTACTTTCCTCAGGCAGCCTTCTGTTAATGGCTGGAGAGACCCAGCATCACTGGCAACACCAAGTCCCCAAATCTGCCAAGCCGTTGGAGCCTAGGATTAACCTGACGTTTAGAGTAATCCATTGAGAGATGGATTGGTTGGGAGAATGGTTTAGTTGGGCCTTATTTTAAAATCTCCAAATCAACCTATTCACTCACTCATTCAATCTCCCAATCATTCAATTAAAAAAGACTCGTCTGGTACACACCGCTCATCTTGGCCTCATGCACTAGCAGCCATTTCTTGCGCCAGAGTCCCCCGGCATAGCCTACCAGTTCTCCCTTCGCGCCAATGACGCGATGGCAGGGCACGATGACCAGCCACGGATTGGCGCCGTTGGCCACGCCCACCGCCCGCACGGCGCCCGGGTTCTCAAAGCGCTTGGCCAAGCCCAAGTAAGTTTCTGTCTTGCCGGTTGGTATCTGTTGCAAGGCCTGCCAGACCTGCTGCTGAAAAGTGGTGCCCTGCGGTTGTAAAGGCAAATCAAACGTCTGGCGTTCACCGGCAAAGTAGGCGTTCAACTGCGCTTCGGCCTCTCTTAAAATAGCAGGGATAAAATCAGAATCCGTTTCTGGCTCGTTTTCTGGAAAAGAGGCCGAAAACAGATGGGTGTCATTGCCGGTCAGGCGAAGCGTTCCCAAGGGACTGGGCAGGTGCAGAACATATGGGGCAGAGGCGGTAGGCATGATGGAAATTTCAGGAAATTTAGCCAAGTTTAACCTTTCTAGCCGTAGAGCCCTAGTGTTTGGGTACTGCGTGCCCTAAAATTCACCTGGACCCCTCATTTATGGAGAAAGATTCTCAGTTAAGTGTCATGGGCGGAGGCCTGGTTGGCTGTCTGCTGTCCTTGTATCTGGCCAAGCAAGGCTACAAGGTAGAGGTGTATGAACGCCGTCCAGATCTGCGCAGCGCCGAGTTGGCGGGGGGCAGATCCATCAACTTGGCCTTGAGTGACCGGGGCTGGCGCGCGCTAGAAACCATTGGCATTGCTGAGGACATCAAGAAAGTGGCCATTCCCATGTACCGCCGCGTGATGCATGACGTGCAGGGCAATCTCTCTTTTCAGCCGTACGGGCAGGCAGGGCAGGCCATTTACTCGGTGAGCCGGGGAGGCTTGAACAAAGCCCTATTAGACTTAGCCGAAGCCCAGCCCAACGTGACGCTTCATTTTCAGGAGCAGGTGCTGGAGGTGGAGCTGAGCAGCAATGAAGTCACTCTTTTAAATACGGGCACGGGGCAGGAGCATAAAATTCAGCCAGACGTGATTTTTGCCGCAGACGGGGCTTTCTCCATGGTGCGTCTGTCCATGCAGAAGACGGAGCGGTTCAACTATGAGCAGAGCTACCTGGACTACGGCTACAAAGAACTCGCCATTCCGCCCGCGCAGGACGGGGGCTGGCAACTAGAGAAGAACGCACTGCACATCTGGCCGCGCGGCCAATACATGATGATTGCCTTGCCCAACATGGATGGTTCTTTTACCTGCACCATGTTCTTTCCTTATGACGGCGAGGTCTCCTTTAAAGCCTTACAGACAAAAGAGCAGGTAGAAGCCTTCTTCCAGAAGATGTTTCCAGACGCGGCGGCGCTCATGCCTGAGTTGGCCCAAGAGTTTTTTGAGAACCCAGTAGGCTCACTGGTAACCGTCAAGTGTTTCCCGTGGAGCCATGCCGGCAAAGTAGTATTGCTGGGTGACGCCGCGCACGCCATTGTGCCTTTTTACGGGCAGGGCATGAACGCCGGCTTTGAGGACTGTACCATTCTGCGGGGCCTCTTAGAAGAACACGGGTCTGACTGGGAAACCATCTTCAAGACGTTCCAAGAACTGCGCAAGCCCAACACAGACGCCATTGCAGACCTAGCGGTGTACAACTTCATAGAGATGCGCGACAAAGTAGCCGACCCTAGGTTCCTGCTACAGAAGAAGATAGAGTCCAAAATCACCGCCCAATACCCAGACGCCTGGCTGCCTTTGTACAGCATGGTGACCTTTTCACCAGATTTGCCGTATTCTCAGGCGCTGGCCAACGGACAAAGGCAAGAAGAGATCATGCGGCACCTCATGACGCACATAGACTCAGAGGCAGATTATGACAAGCCAGAAGTGCAGACGTACCTGCAAAGCCAGCTAGCGGAGTAGCGCTTTTCCGTTTTTAGCCTGATTTCCAGGAAATAGGCCAAAAACGGCATGGTGCATTGCGTACCTTTGACCAAGCTTCTAAGAACATAGACCCCCTGCATGCTTATATCTCGGTTAAAAGACTATTACCTGGCCATTGGCTCCTTTGCGTTGGTGCTGGGAATAACGCTGTACGCGTACTATGTCTCCAAAACCAGTGACCAAGACCGGGACGCCAAGCTGTTTGAGCTGCGCACCATCCAGGTAAAGACTTCGTTAGAGCGCCGCATGGGCCATTACGTCCAGATCTTGAAAGGAGCCAAAGGGCTTTTCCTTTCCTCAGACACGGTCACGCGCCTATACTTTAGAAAATACCAGCAGTCTCTGGAGGTAGAGAAGAACTACCCCGGCATGCAGGGCATTGGGTACGCCACCATGCTCACGCCAGAAGAGGTGCCCAAGTTGGAGCAGCGCATTCGGGCAGAGGGCTTTCGGCAATTTCAAGTGCTACCCAAAGATTCGCGCGCAGAATATTCGGCTATCTTGTACATAGAGCCCATGAACGTGCGCAACCTGCGCGCCTTCGGGTTTGACATGTTCAGTGAGCCCACCCGCCGCGAAGCCATGGAAGCCGCCCGGGACTTCGGGAAGCCCGCCCTCACCGGTAAAGTGAAACTGGTGCAGGAGTTTACCAATGGCGTTCAAGCCGGGTTCTTGATCTACCTGCCTGTCTACGCCAACGGTGCCAACCCCACCACCATAGCAGACCGCCGCGCTCAACTAAAAGGCTTCATCTATGCGCCGTTCAGGGCCATGGACTTGATTGAAGGCACCCTGCGCGATGACTTTTCTGATGTGAGCATCAGGATCTATGACGGCAAACAGAGTAAGCCAGCAGACTTACTGTACAGCAATGATACTACCACGGCCAAACTAGACGCCAGCGGCCGACAGCTGCACCGCACAGAGCAAGTGCGGTTGGCGGGCCGCACCTGGACCATAGAGTTCCTGCCCACGCGGTCATTTTCCAATGACCCTGGCATAGACGAACACAACCTTATCTTGTTGGCGGGCAGCATCATCAGTTTGCTCATCTTCTTTGTGACCTGGTCCTTACTCAAATACCTGCAGTCTAACCAACTCACCGAACTCATCACCAAGAACACCACGGCGGGCCTGTTTCTATTGAACAATGAAGGCTATTGCACCTTTCAGAACCCGGCAGGGCAGCGGCTGCTGGGATTGGACATGGAGGACTTTAGCAAGAAGCCGTTCCAGGAGGTGGTGCTTTCCAGAGTAGATGCGTCGGCGCAAGGATCCCCGTACACCGCCAGCAAACCCATCACCTTTGAAGATACCTACTTAGACAAGGCCGGCAAGAGCATTCCAGTGTCCTGCGCCATCCGGTCTGTGACCCAGCGCGGCGAACAGGTGGGGCATATCTTGGAAGTGCGCAATGTAGCCGAAGAACGCCGTGCCAAACAAGCGCTGGTGGAAAGTGAGGCTCGTTTCCGGAACATGGCAGACAATACCCCGGTCATGGTCTGGATTACAGACGCCCACAACCAATGCACCTACGTGAACCGACATTGGCTAGAGTTTACGGGTTCTACCTTGGCTGACAACCTGGGCCGAGGCTGGGAACAGTTCCTGCACCCAGGAGACACAGACGTGGCTTACAAAGCATATTCTGAGGCCATTAGCAACCACCAGGAATTTAGGAGCGAATACCGTTTGCGCCGCCATGACGGCGAGTACCGCTGGGTGATTAACACCGGCAGCCCGCGGTTTGAGGACGAAGGGGAGTTCTTAGGTTATATTGGCTCTGTGTCAGACATTACGGAGCGCATTGACATGGAGAACCGCCTCAAGAGCAACGCCGAAATGCTGCAGCGCATCTTCATGCAGGTACCCGCCATTGTGGGACTGGTGCGGTTAAGAGACATGACCTATACGTTGGTCAACTCCTATCTAAGCAACCTTTACAACGGCAAAGCCAAAGTAGGAGAAGACGCGTTTGCTGCCCTGCCACCCTCGCAGCGGGAACCGTTCCGGAAGATTCTGCACATTGTGTCTCAGTCTGGCGAGGCCTACATTGCCCAAGAGGTACCCGTAAAGTTTGATGCTTCAGCCCAAGGCGAGGAGGACGTAATCCGGTTCTTCAACATTGTCTATGAGCCCATCTTGGATGACCAGAACCAAGTGGAGTCTGTGCTGACCTTTGCCGTAGAGGTAACCGAGCAGGTGAAAAGCCGTGAGCAGCTGGCCGTAATTAATGACCAACTGGTCAAGAAAAACGAGGAGCTGTTACGCATCAACAATGACCTGGACAACTTTGTCTACACCGCCTCTCATGACTTGCGCTCGCCGCTGTCTAACCTGGAGGCCCTCACCACCGCCCTCATTGACAACGCCGCTACCAAAGACGAGCATGAAGATGACCAGGTACTTTTAAGAATGGTGGCCGCTTCTATTGGCAAGTTAAAAGGCACCATCATGGACCTCACCGAGATTACCAAGGTGCAAAAGAACTCAGAACAGCAGCCGGTAGAAGAACTCCTGTTTGCCGAGGTGCTGGCCGGGGTAGAGGAGGACATTGCCCCCTTGATCCATGAGGCCAAAGCCAGAATCAACGCTTCTTTTGAGGTCCAGTCCATCAGGTATGCACGCAAGAACCTACGCAGTATCCTGTACAATCTGGTGTCCAACGCCGTCAAATACCGTGATCCCCAGCACCCGGCCGTCATCAACCTGAAAACCCGCCGCGAGGGTGACTACGTGGTGCTCACCGTGCAGGACAATGGCCTGGGCATCAGAAAAGACCAACAGAGTAAGCTGTTCAGCATGTTCCGGCGTTTACACTCACACGTAGAAGGTACCGGTATTGGCCTTTACATAGTCAAGCGCATCATTGAGAACCATGACGGCCGCATTCAAGTAGACAGCGAAGAAGGCAAAGGCACCACGTTCACCGTGTACTTCAAGGAGTCCTGAAGTTTAGTCTTGAGTCAATAAAAACGAATATCCCCGAGGACAATTCTTCGGGGATATTCTTTTTTGGGGTATTTCCCAGAAAATAGGCTAAAAACGGAGTGGTCTACAAATCCTTGGCCACCAGGTCTGGGTCAATTTTCTGCAGTACCTTCTGAATCATGCGCTGGTCCATGTTGCCCTCCACTAGCAGGAGCACAAACCCGTTGCGCCGTTGGCC contains the following coding sequences:
- a CDS encoding CHASE domain-containing protein, whose amino-acid sequence is MLISRLKDYYLAIGSFALVLGITLYAYYVSKTSDQDRDAKLFELRTIQVKTSLERRMGHYVQILKGAKGLFLSSDTVTRLYFRKYQQSLEVEKNYPGMQGIGYATMLTPEEVPKLEQRIRAEGFRQFQVLPKDSRAEYSAILYIEPMNVRNLRAFGFDMFSEPTRREAMEAARDFGKPALTGKVKLVQEFTNGVQAGFLIYLPVYANGANPTTIADRRAQLKGFIYAPFRAMDLIEGTLRDDFSDVSIRIYDGKQSKPADLLYSNDTTTAKLDASGRQLHRTEQVRLAGRTWTIEFLPTRSFSNDPGIDEHNLILLAGSIISLLIFFVTWSLLKYLQSNQLTELITKNTTAGLFLLNNEGYCTFQNPAGQRLLGLDMEDFSKKPFQEVVLSRVDASAQGSPYTASKPITFEDTYLDKAGKSIPVSCAIRSVTQRGEQVGHILEVRNVAEERRAKQALVESEARFRNMADNTPVMVWITDAHNQCTYVNRHWLEFTGSTLADNLGRGWEQFLHPGDTDVAYKAYSEAISNHQEFRSEYRLRRHDGEYRWVINTGSPRFEDEGEFLGYIGSVSDITERIDMENRLKSNAEMLQRIFMQVPAIVGLVRLRDMTYTLVNSYLSNLYNGKAKVGEDAFAALPPSQREPFRKILHIVSQSGEAYIAQEVPVKFDASAQGEEDVIRFFNIVYEPILDDQNQVESVLTFAVEVTEQVKSREQLAVINDQLVKKNEELLRINNDLDNFVYTASHDLRSPLSNLEALTTALIDNAATKDEHEDDQVLLRMVAASIGKLKGTIMDLTEITKVQKNSEQQPVEELLFAEVLAGVEEDIAPLIHEAKARINASFEVQSIRYARKNLRSILYNLVSNAVKYRDPQHPAVINLKTRREGDYVVLTVQDNGLGIRKDQQSKLFSMFRRLHSHVEGTGIGLYIVKRIIENHDGRIQVDSEEGKGTTFTVYFKES
- a CDS encoding methylated-DNA--[protein]-cysteine S-methyltransferase; this encodes MAKFPEISIMPTASAPYVLHLPSPLGTLRLTGNDTHLFSASFPENEPETDSDFIPAILREAEAQLNAYFAGERQTFDLPLQPQGTTFQQQVWQALQQIPTGKTETYLGLAKRFENPGAVRAVGVANGANPWLVIVPCHRVIGAKGELVGYAGGLWRKKWLLVHEAKMSGVYQTSLF
- a CDS encoding NAD(P)/FAD-dependent oxidoreductase; this encodes MEKDSQLSVMGGGLVGCLLSLYLAKQGYKVEVYERRPDLRSAELAGGRSINLALSDRGWRALETIGIAEDIKKVAIPMYRRVMHDVQGNLSFQPYGQAGQAIYSVSRGGLNKALLDLAEAQPNVTLHFQEQVLEVELSSNEVTLLNTGTGQEHKIQPDVIFAADGAFSMVRLSMQKTERFNYEQSYLDYGYKELAIPPAQDGGWQLEKNALHIWPRGQYMMIALPNMDGSFTCTMFFPYDGEVSFKALQTKEQVEAFFQKMFPDAAALMPELAQEFFENPVGSLVTVKCFPWSHAGKVVLLGDAAHAIVPFYGQGMNAGFEDCTILRGLLEEHGSDWETIFKTFQELRKPNTDAIADLAVYNFIEMRDKVADPRFLLQKKIESKITAQYPDAWLPLYSMVTFSPDLPYSQALANGQRQEEIMRHLMTHIDSEADYDKPEVQTYLQSQLAE
- a CDS encoding alpha-ketoglutarate-dependent dioxygenase AlkB, with protein sequence MPLSPEFTSQFADQLLSMPGAEVYLLPEFIPVEEQLVLWRALEQEVAWRQEEIKLFGKSIPQPRLTAWYGDEGKSYTYSGLTWQPLPWLPILSQLREKLLETTGISFNSVLLNLYRNGQDSMGWHADDEPELGKNPVIASISLGQERSFHFRHRTQTGLKEKLLLSSGSLLLMAGETQHHWQHQVPKSAKPLEPRINLTFRVIH